The following coding sequences are from one Pusillimonas sp. DMV24BSW_D window:
- a CDS encoding MFS transporter, translated as MTEFKDGLPMPRRLWAMAVLMAGLALVSWDMAAANVALPDIATDLNVLPGLVVWVMIAYTVTVLVGILPSSAVAERIGFRQMYGLGSTIFMVGALACAFSTSFSMLLIARVVQGIGSAMLMSLFGGLVRNIYPMRQLGLGVSLSSLVVGVLAVLGPAIGAFIIELSSWRWTFVVYTPVCVALLFGLRALPDVPRTSKRFDWLSCGLSMITFGLFVVGLDMLVSNLVWALGFLGVSCIAGCWLFRRAGRQEAPLVPLDLLRIRPIAFAVSASLASFASQMSAMVALPFYLIHMLDYSYGQVGVLLAAWSVGVASMAPIAGWMSDRYRVAVLCIIGAGLTGAGLIWTVLMPLDSPHYAMLAPMVLSGIGVGFFQTPNNRAMLAGAPRRRSGAAGGLQATTRVLGQSVGTALAAIAFQLGGDNGPVVSISVSIVCALLAVVINVVRHFNPTPDLQL; from the coding sequence ATGACCGAATTCAAAGATGGCTTGCCCATGCCGCGTCGCCTTTGGGCGATGGCGGTGCTGATGGCGGGGTTGGCGTTGGTGTCGTGGGATATGGCGGCCGCCAACGTGGCGCTGCCCGATATTGCAACCGATCTGAATGTGTTGCCGGGCTTGGTGGTGTGGGTCATGATTGCCTATACCGTGACGGTGTTAGTGGGTATTTTGCCTTCGTCGGCGGTGGCTGAGCGCATTGGTTTTCGGCAAATGTACGGACTGGGTTCCACTATTTTCATGGTGGGTGCGCTCGCGTGTGCGTTCTCTACGTCGTTCTCCATGTTGTTGATTGCGCGGGTCGTGCAAGGCATTGGTTCAGCTATGTTAATGAGCCTTTTCGGCGGCTTGGTGCGCAATATTTACCCCATGCGGCAACTGGGGCTGGGTGTGAGTTTGAGCTCTTTGGTGGTGGGTGTTCTGGCTGTGTTGGGGCCGGCAATTGGCGCCTTCATTATTGAGCTTTCGTCGTGGCGCTGGACGTTTGTCGTGTATACGCCGGTGTGTGTGGCGTTGCTGTTCGGTTTGCGGGCTTTGCCCGATGTGCCGCGCACCAGCAAACGTTTCGATTGGCTGTCGTGCGGCTTAAGTATGATCACCTTTGGTTTGTTTGTGGTCGGGCTCGACATGCTGGTGTCGAATTTGGTGTGGGCGCTGGGGTTCCTGGGGGTGTCGTGCATTGCCGGTTGTTGGTTGTTCAGGCGCGCGGGCAGGCAGGAAGCGCCGTTGGTGCCGCTTGATTTATTGCGTATTCGGCCCATTGCCTTTGCCGTTAGTGCCTCATTGGCTTCGTTTGCCTCGCAGATGTCGGCCATGGTGGCGCTGCCGTTTTATCTCATTCATATGCTTGATTACAGTTATGGGCAGGTTGGGGTGTTGCTGGCCGCCTGGTCGGTGGGCGTGGCCAGTATGGCACCCATTGCAGGCTGGATGTCAGATAGGTATCGTGTGGCCGTCTTGTGCATTATTGGGGCCGGTTTAACCGGGGCGGGTTTGATCTGGACGGTACTGATGCCGCTTGATTCGCCGCATTACGCCATGTTGGCGCCGATGGTGCTAAGCGGGATTGGCGTGGGCTTTTTCCAAACCCCGAACAACCGTGCCATGCTGGCCGGGGCGCCCCGGCGCAGAAGTGGTGCGGCCGGCGGCTTGCAGGCCACTACGCGGGTGTTGGGGCAAAGTGTCGGCACCGCGCTGGCGGCTATTGCGTTTCAACTGGGTGGCGATAACGGCCCGGTTGTGTCCATTTCCGTTAGCATTGTTTGCGCTTTGCTGGCCGTGGTTATTAATGTCGTGCGCCATTTCAACCCCACGCCCGATTTGCAGTTGTAG
- a CDS encoding Lrp/AsnC family transcriptional regulator — translation MMALTKSTVKLDDLDIRILNALQHNSAVSNLELAQQVHASPPTCLRRVRRLTEAGIIEKQVAILNPEKLGNSLTAICEITLNTQTEQVFAAFEQQMHKETRVLQCYRVSPGPDFILVVQVEDMPAYHALAHRLFTEQGNIRNVRTFFSVHRSKFNTHSLL, via the coding sequence ATGATGGCGCTTACGAAATCCACAGTCAAACTCGACGACCTGGACATCCGCATTCTCAATGCGCTCCAGCACAATAGCGCGGTGTCCAACCTGGAGCTGGCACAACAGGTACATGCTTCCCCCCCCACCTGCCTGCGGCGGGTACGCCGCCTAACCGAAGCCGGCATCATCGAAAAACAAGTGGCGATTTTGAACCCTGAGAAACTGGGCAACAGCCTCACGGCTATTTGCGAAATTACCCTAAACACCCAAACCGAGCAGGTGTTCGCCGCGTTTGAGCAACAGATGCACAAAGAAACGCGGGTTTTGCAGTGTTATCGCGTGTCGCCGGGGCCGGATTTCATTCTGGTGGTGCAAGTGGAAGACATGCCCGCCTACCATGCACTGGCACATCGTTTGTTTACTGAGCAGGGCAACATTCGCAATGTGCGCACCTTCTTTTCCGTACACCGCTCGAAATTCAATACCCACTCATTGCTTTAG
- the glmU gene encoding bifunctional UDP-N-acetylglucosamine diphosphorylase/glucosamine-1-phosphate N-acetyltransferase GlmU, protein MLNIVILAAGLGKRMQSSLPKVLHPVAGKPMLAHVIDQARLLKPGRIVVVVGHGAETVKEAFAHAGDLDFVLQSPQQGTGHAVMQAIPLLQQADPNGATLVLYGDVPLVQSATLESLLDARHGGLAVLTEKLVDPTGYGRIVRGSSGHVERIVEHKDANDAERAINEVNTGILAAPTGKLIEWLGQISNNNAQGEYYLTDVVGLAVRDGVTVGAAHPSAAYETLGVNSRVQQAQLERLWQAEQARRLLEQGVTLADPARFDLRGTLQCGRDVFIDVGCVFEGDVVLEDGVRVGPHCVVKAATIGAGSLVEAFSHIDDAAVGAQARIGPYARLRPGAHVGEQAHVGNFVEIKKSRLGKGSKANHLAYIGDAQVGERVNIGAGTITCNYDGVNKFQTIIEDDVFIGSDTQLVAPVRVGKGATLGAGTTLTKDAPAGKLTLSRSRQTTIEHWKRPEKK, encoded by the coding sequence ATGTTGAATATTGTGATTCTGGCAGCAGGGTTGGGTAAGCGTATGCAGTCCAGCCTGCCTAAAGTTCTGCATCCTGTTGCCGGCAAACCCATGCTGGCACACGTGATTGATCAGGCCCGGTTATTGAAGCCGGGCCGTATTGTTGTGGTCGTGGGGCACGGCGCCGAAACGGTGAAGGAAGCTTTCGCCCATGCCGGTGATTTGGATTTTGTATTGCAAAGCCCGCAGCAGGGCACCGGACATGCCGTTATGCAGGCCATTCCGTTATTGCAGCAGGCCGACCCCAATGGGGCCACCTTGGTGTTGTATGGCGATGTGCCTTTGGTGCAATCGGCCACCCTGGAAAGTCTGTTGGACGCGCGCCATGGTGGCTTGGCCGTTCTTACCGAAAAGCTGGTGGATCCGACCGGCTACGGCCGCATTGTGCGGGGCTCAAGCGGCCACGTAGAGCGCATTGTGGAACACAAAGATGCCAACGATGCAGAACGCGCCATTAACGAGGTGAATACGGGTATTCTTGCGGCGCCCACAGGCAAGCTAATTGAGTGGCTGGGGCAAATTTCCAACAACAATGCCCAAGGCGAGTATTACCTGACGGACGTGGTGGGCCTGGCGGTGCGTGACGGGGTGACTGTGGGAGCCGCTCATCCTTCAGCGGCTTATGAAACTCTGGGTGTTAACAGCCGGGTTCAGCAGGCCCAGCTTGAGCGCTTGTGGCAGGCGGAGCAGGCGCGGCGCCTGCTTGAGCAGGGCGTCACGCTAGCCGACCCGGCCCGTTTCGATTTGCGTGGCACCCTGCAATGCGGGCGCGACGTGTTCATTGATGTGGGTTGTGTGTTTGAAGGCGATGTCGTGCTGGAAGACGGTGTGCGTGTGGGGCCGCACTGCGTGGTGAAAGCCGCGACAATTGGCGCCGGGTCGTTGGTTGAAGCGTTCAGCCATATCGACGACGCAGCGGTGGGTGCGCAGGCCCGTATCGGCCCGTATGCGCGCCTGCGTCCCGGTGCACACGTGGGCGAACAGGCGCATGTGGGTAATTTTGTGGAAATCAAGAAAAGCCGGTTGGGTAAAGGATCGAAAGCGAACCATTTGGCGTACATTGGGGATGCCCAGGTGGGCGAGCGCGTGAATATTGGCGCGGGCACCATCACTTGCAATTACGACGGCGTGAACAAATTTCAAACCATTATTGAAGACGACGTCTTTATTGGCTCGGACACGCAACTGGTGGCGCCGGTTCGTGTTGGAAAAGGGGCCACGCTGGGGGCCGGCACCACGCTAACCAAAGATGCGCCCGCAGGCAAGTTAACGTTGTCGCGCTCTCGGCAAACCACGATAGAGCACTGGAAGCGGCCGGAAAAAAAGTAG
- a CDS encoding PhaM family polyhydroxyalkanoate granule multifunctional regulatory protein, with product MTQSNNSNPFMFPGLGQQGDLGHNPMLASIEMMRQAWDNLAQAGASHGLGLAAPPMNIEDLDRRIAELRTVENWLRMNLSMLTSTIQGLEVQRATISTLKSFVSPEGMTGNGDNPSALEVALGLKPSGQAKIKPAPAAEHESAGAEAMQQGTEAAQAWWSMLQNQFNTLASATSAGMATGDTFGKASGGAKKAAGASASSADAKSTMSAASAPKRTAAARARKPTGAAARQKTGAARKTAARKRSAAKKAAG from the coding sequence ATGACTCAATCGAATAACAGTAATCCGTTTATGTTCCCGGGGCTTGGTCAGCAAGGAGATTTGGGGCACAACCCCATGCTGGCCAGTATAGAAATGATGCGTCAGGCCTGGGATAACCTGGCTCAGGCGGGGGCCTCGCACGGGCTTGGGTTGGCCGCGCCGCCTATGAATATTGAAGATCTCGACCGCCGTATCGCCGAGTTACGTACTGTTGAAAACTGGCTGCGCATGAACTTGTCGATGCTCACCAGTACTATTCAGGGTCTGGAGGTGCAGCGCGCCACCATTTCCACATTAAAGTCTTTTGTTTCACCCGAAGGCATGACCGGCAATGGCGACAACCCTTCGGCACTTGAGGTGGCGCTGGGTTTGAAGCCGTCGGGGCAGGCCAAAATCAAACCGGCACCTGCCGCAGAGCATGAATCGGCGGGTGCGGAAGCCATGCAACAGGGGACCGAGGCGGCTCAAGCCTGGTGGTCGATGTTGCAAAATCAATTCAATACCTTGGCCTCGGCTACCTCGGCCGGTATGGCAACTGGAGACACCTTCGGTAAAGCAAGTGGCGGTGCTAAAAAGGCAGCGGGTGCTTCCGCCTCGTCGGCCGATGCCAAAAGCACGATGTCAGCGGCTTCGGCACCGAAACGGACGGCGGCTGCGCGTGCACGCAAGCCAACCGGGGCTGCGGCACGCCAGAAAACCGGCGCGGCGCGCAAAACAGCCGCCCGTAAACGTTCTGCAGCGAAAAAAGCCGCAGGTTGA
- the glmS gene encoding glutamine--fructose-6-phosphate transaminase (isomerizing), with protein sequence MCGIVGAVAQRNVVPVLLEGLKRLEYRGYDSCGVAVHADGDLQRARSTHRVAELEREVQDTALAGFTGIAHTRWATHGAPATHNAHPHFSGQSRGKARIALVHNGIIENHDELREELEAAGYVFESQTDTEVIAHLIDHLYSADLFEAVQAAVRRLEGAYAIAVFCQDEPHRVVGARQGSPLVVGCGQNENFLASDALALAGTTDQIIYLEDGDVVDLQLSRVWIVDAQGNEVKREVHTVQIHTGAAELGPYRHYMQKEIFEQPRAVGDTLQDIQSITPELFGDGAYDVFKTIDRVLILACGTSYYAGMTARYWIESVAKIPVNVEIASEYRYRDSVPDPRTLVVTISQSGETADTLAALKHAQSQGMEHTLTICNVGTSAMVRECKLSYLTRAGVEIGVASTKAFTTQLTGLFLLTLALAQVKGRINETQEHDYLKALRHLPVAITAVLALEPQIMAWADRFASKENALFLGRGMHYPIAMEGALKLKEISYIHAEAYPAGELKHGPLALVTDQMPVVTIAPRDELLEKLKSNMQEVRARGGELYVFADADTRITASPGMHVIRMPENYGKLSPILHTIPLQLLAYHAACARGTDVDKPRNLAKSVTVE encoded by the coding sequence ATGTGCGGAATTGTTGGCGCTGTGGCGCAGCGTAATGTAGTGCCCGTATTGCTGGAAGGCCTGAAGCGCCTGGAGTATCGTGGATACGATTCCTGCGGCGTGGCCGTTCATGCCGACGGCGACTTGCAGCGCGCCCGCAGCACGCATCGCGTGGCGGAGCTGGAACGCGAGGTGCAAGACACCGCGCTGGCCGGCTTTACCGGCATTGCGCATACGCGCTGGGCCACGCACGGTGCACCCGCCACCCACAACGCCCACCCGCATTTTTCCGGCCAAAGTCGGGGTAAAGCCCGCATTGCCCTGGTGCATAACGGCATTATTGAAAACCACGACGAACTGCGCGAAGAGCTGGAAGCAGCCGGTTATGTGTTCGAAAGCCAGACCGACACCGAGGTAATTGCGCATTTAATCGACCATCTGTATTCGGCCGACCTGTTCGAAGCCGTGCAAGCAGCCGTGCGCCGTTTGGAAGGTGCCTACGCCATTGCGGTGTTCTGCCAAGACGAGCCCCACCGCGTGGTGGGTGCACGGCAAGGCTCGCCGCTGGTGGTGGGGTGTGGTCAGAATGAAAACTTTCTGGCGTCGGATGCGCTGGCGCTGGCCGGCACAACTGACCAGATCATTTACCTGGAAGACGGCGATGTAGTGGATTTGCAGTTGTCGCGCGTATGGATTGTGGATGCGCAGGGCAATGAGGTGAAGCGTGAAGTGCACACCGTGCAAATTCATACCGGCGCGGCAGAGTTGGGCCCCTACCGCCATTACATGCAGAAGGAGATTTTCGAGCAGCCTCGTGCGGTGGGCGACACCCTGCAAGACATTCAAAGCATTACGCCGGAATTGTTCGGTGACGGCGCCTACGACGTCTTCAAAACCATTGACCGCGTGTTGATTCTGGCGTGCGGCACCAGTTACTACGCCGGGATGACCGCGCGTTACTGGATTGAATCGGTGGCCAAGATTCCCGTAAACGTGGAAATTGCCAGCGAATATCGCTATCGCGACAGCGTGCCCGACCCGCGTACGTTGGTGGTGACCATTTCACAATCGGGCGAAACGGCCGATACCCTGGCGGCGTTGAAGCACGCGCAAAGCCAGGGTATGGAACATACGTTGACGATTTGCAATGTGGGCACCAGCGCCATGGTGCGCGAGTGCAAGTTGTCGTACCTGACGCGCGCCGGTGTTGAGATAGGCGTGGCGTCGACCAAAGCGTTTACCACGCAGCTTACCGGCTTGTTTCTGCTGACGCTTGCTCTGGCGCAGGTGAAGGGCCGCATTAACGAAACCCAGGAGCACGATTACCTGAAAGCGTTGCGCCATTTACCGGTGGCCATTACGGCTGTGTTGGCGCTGGAGCCGCAAATTATGGCGTGGGCCGACCGTTTTGCCAGTAAGGAAAATGCACTGTTCCTGGGCCGTGGCATGCATTACCCCATTGCCATGGAGGGGGCGCTGAAGCTGAAAGAGATTAGCTATATTCACGCCGAGGCGTATCCTGCCGGGGAGTTGAAGCACGGGCCGTTGGCGCTTGTAACGGACCAGATGCCGGTGGTAACGATTGCACCGCGCGATGAGTTGCTGGAGAAGTTGAAGTCGAATATGCAGGAGGTGCGTGCGCGTGGGGGCGAGTTGTATGTGTTCGCGGATGCGGATACGCGGATTACGGCCAGCCCTGGGATGCATGTGATTCGGATGCCCGAGAACTATGGGAAGCTGTCACCGATTTTGCATACGATTCCGTTGCAGTTGCTGGCGTATCACGCGGCGTGTGCGCGGGGGACAGATGTGGATAAGCCGCGGAATTTGGCTAAGAGTGTGACGGTGGAGTGA
- a CDS encoding glycosyltransferase family 4 protein, translated as MRVLQLNFERGWRGGERQTLLCLQQLRERGIDAQLLARAGEPLAQAARAEGFTVHAAKGVLGACFKLLCIGRGFDVLHAQTANTLSWLAVLKPLLGRLVVFTRRTSFRVTPSKQPRTAMKWRRVDAFVAISEAAAVEPGRLGLNVSIIRSAIEPAVPNDERIAALKQRYALQDRHVVGTSAALTREKDPLTLIRAVHQLRKTHPQVVCLHFGGDGDVSDAARQLVKELDLSQHYVFAGFEPGVEQVYGLFDVFALSSVEEALGSSVLDAFSQNVPVVATRAGGLKESLAEGRGLLCDVGDFRAMAENLAQVLDGADLRAEMTRKAYDYVLREHNVKVMGDRYMALYQAALKQ; from the coding sequence ATGCGTGTATTGCAGCTTAATTTTGAACGTGGTTGGCGCGGTGGTGAACGGCAAACGTTGTTGTGTTTGCAACAACTGCGCGAGCGCGGCATCGACGCCCAACTGCTGGCGCGGGCGGGTGAGCCATTGGCTCAGGCGGCACGTGCCGAGGGGTTTACCGTGCACGCGGCGAAAGGGGTGTTGGGGGCGTGTTTCAAGTTGCTGTGTATCGGGCGCGGGTTTGACGTTCTGCATGCGCAAACCGCCAATACGCTAAGTTGGCTGGCGGTGCTGAAACCGTTGTTGGGTCGGCTGGTGGTGTTTACCCGCCGCACGTCTTTTCGGGTGACGCCGTCGAAACAGCCGCGCACTGCAATGAAATGGCGGCGGGTCGATGCATTTGTTGCCATTAGTGAAGCAGCGGCAGTCGAGCCGGGGCGATTGGGTTTGAATGTTTCCATTATTCGCAGTGCTATTGAGCCTGCCGTGCCGAATGATGAACGAATCGCTGCGCTGAAGCAGCGTTATGCGCTGCAAGATCGGCACGTAGTGGGTACCAGCGCGGCGCTTACGCGAGAAAAAGACCCATTAACGCTTATTCGTGCAGTTCATCAATTGCGTAAAACGCACCCTCAGGTGGTGTGTTTGCATTTTGGCGGTGACGGCGATGTGTCCGATGCCGCCCGGCAGTTGGTGAAAGAGCTGGACTTATCGCAGCACTATGTGTTTGCAGGTTTCGAGCCGGGCGTGGAACAAGTCTACGGCCTGTTCGATGTGTTCGCCTTGTCTTCCGTAGAGGAGGCGTTAGGTAGTAGCGTACTGGATGCGTTCAGCCAGAATGTTCCCGTTGTGGCGACCCGGGCCGGGGGCTTGAAAGAAAGCCTGGCCGAAGGGCGCGGCTTGTTGTGCGACGTGGGCGATTTCCGTGCGATGGCCGAGAACCTGGCGCAGGTTTTAGACGGTGCCGATTTGCGTGCGGAAATGACACGTAAAGCCTATGACTATGTTTTGCGCGAGCACAATGTGAAGGTGATGGGCGACCGTTATATGGCGCTATACCAGGCTGCGCTAAAGCAATGA